One window of Candidatus Mycobacterium wuenschmannii genomic DNA carries:
- a CDS encoding FAD-dependent oxidoreductase, translating to MSEKTTCIVVGGGPAGMVAGLLLARGGVDVTVLEKHDDFLRDFRGDTVHPSTLRLLDELGLFERFDALPHSKLTGFNFDLPDGRTVPVVDFTRLPMPHPYIAMVPQWDLLDLLADAGRDEPHFTLRMGTGVTGLLHEGDRITGVRYDGPDGPGELRADLTIACDGRWSLCRREAGLVPRDYPVNADIWWFRLPRVDGIGDTLLPRFKDGLFLGVIPRKDYLQAGYFLRKGADARLRARGVEALRQEIVTVLPELSSAVSELTSMDDVKLLDIKINRLRRWYTDGLLCIGDAAHAMSPAGGVGINLAVQDAVGAATLLAAPLRDTRLTTKDLAAVQRRRMLAAAGIQTLQRGIHRVMDRAIDRRSRGSSKLLPILARFPQLSVIPAYVMGVGLRPEHAPAFARRSPQPTSATMDR from the coding sequence ATGAGCGAGAAGACCACGTGCATCGTCGTAGGCGGCGGCCCCGCCGGAATGGTCGCGGGCCTGTTGTTGGCACGCGGCGGCGTCGACGTCACGGTGCTGGAGAAGCACGACGATTTCCTCCGCGACTTCCGTGGCGACACCGTGCACCCGTCGACGCTGCGGCTACTGGATGAGCTCGGCCTCTTCGAGCGATTCGACGCGCTGCCGCACTCCAAGCTCACGGGCTTCAACTTCGACCTGCCCGACGGCCGGACAGTCCCCGTCGTCGACTTCACCCGCCTGCCGATGCCGCATCCCTACATCGCGATGGTCCCGCAGTGGGACCTGCTCGACCTACTGGCCGACGCCGGCCGCGACGAGCCGCACTTCACGTTGCGGATGGGCACCGGCGTCACCGGGCTTCTCCATGAGGGCGACCGGATCACCGGGGTGCGCTACGACGGTCCCGACGGTCCGGGAGAGCTGCGCGCTGACCTGACCATCGCCTGCGACGGCCGCTGGTCACTGTGCCGGCGTGAAGCCGGTCTGGTCCCCCGCGACTACCCGGTGAACGCCGACATCTGGTGGTTCCGGCTGCCCCGAGTCGACGGCATCGGCGACACGCTGCTGCCGCGATTCAAGGACGGCCTGTTCCTGGGTGTGATCCCCCGTAAGGACTACCTGCAGGCCGGCTACTTCCTGCGCAAGGGCGCCGACGCGCGGCTACGCGCCCGCGGCGTCGAAGCGCTACGTCAAGAGATCGTCACCGTACTGCCCGAATTGTCCAGCGCGGTAAGCGAACTCACCTCCATGGATGACGTGAAGCTGTTGGACATCAAGATCAACCGGCTACGCCGCTGGTACACCGACGGGCTGCTGTGCATCGGCGATGCCGCGCACGCGATGTCGCCGGCCGGTGGGGTCGGCATCAACCTCGCCGTGCAAGACGCCGTGGGCGCGGCGACCCTGCTGGCCGCACCGCTTCGCGACACCCGGCTCACCACAAAGGATCTGGCGGCGGTGCAGCGGCGGCGCATGCTGGCCGCAGCCGGAATTCAGACCCTGCAGCGAGGCATCCACAGGGTCATGGATCGCGCGATCGACCGGCGCTCGCGCGGGTCGAGCAAGCTGCTGCCGATCCTGGCCCGATTCCCACAACTGTCGGTGATACCGGCTTACGTGATGGGCGTGGGCTTGCGCCCGGAACACGCCCCGGCCTTCGCCCGCCGCTCGCCACAACCGACATCGGCAACAATGGACCGATGA
- a CDS encoding phosphoglyceromutase encodes MGDAAATLVLLRHGESEWNASNQFTGWVDVNLTDKGRREAVRGGELLAEHNLLPDVLYTSLLRRAITTAHIALDAADRLWIPVHRTWRLNERHYGALQGLDKSEIKERYGDEQFMTWRRSYNTPPPPIEEGSQYSQDADPRYVDIDGGPLTECLADVVARFLPYFTDVIIPDLRLGKTVLIAAHGNSLRALVKYLDRMSDDEVTGLNIPTGIPLRYDLDANLRPLTAGGSYLDPDAAAAGAAAVASQGAK; translated from the coding sequence ATGGGAGACGCTGCTGCGACGCTGGTTCTGCTCCGCCACGGTGAGAGCGAATGGAACGCCAGTAACCAGTTCACCGGATGGGTGGACGTCAACCTGACCGACAAGGGCCGCCGCGAAGCGGTCCGCGGTGGCGAACTGCTCGCCGAGCACAACCTGCTGCCCGACGTGCTCTACACATCGCTGCTTCGTCGCGCGATCACCACCGCGCACATCGCCCTGGACGCCGCCGACCGGCTATGGATCCCGGTGCACCGCACCTGGCGGCTCAACGAGCGGCATTACGGCGCGCTGCAGGGCCTGGACAAGTCCGAGATCAAGGAACGCTACGGCGACGAGCAGTTCATGACGTGGCGGCGCAGCTACAACACCCCACCGCCGCCGATCGAGGAGGGCAGCCAGTACAGCCAGGACGCCGACCCGCGCTACGTGGACATCGACGGTGGCCCGCTGACCGAATGCCTGGCCGACGTGGTGGCCCGGTTCCTGCCGTACTTCACCGACGTCATCATCCCTGACCTGCGGTTGGGTAAGACGGTGCTGATCGCCGCGCACGGCAATTCGCTGCGCGCCCTGGTGAAATACCTCGACAGGATGTCCGACGACGAGGTCACCGGGTTGAACATCCCGACCGGAATTCCTTTGCGCTACGACCTGGACGCCAATTTGCGCCCACTCACGGCGGGCGGCAGCTACCTCGACCCCGACGCCGCGGCAGCCGGCGCGGCCGCGGTGGCCAGCCAAGGCGCGAAATAA
- a CDS encoding sensor histidine kinase, with product MTVFSALSLAGVMFLAALAVGATVGARWAPRALERRQRVTVEAAGITVAQMLERIVALMPLGAAVVDRHRDVVYHNGRAKELGLVRERQLDDEAWKAARKTLADGADVEFDLLPGKRQVPGRAGLSVHGQARLLSEEDRRFAVVFVYDHSEYARMEATRRDFVANVSHELKTPVGAMSVLAEALLSSADDPETVRRFGEKVLVEATRLGSMVTELIELSRLQGAERMPDMGAVDVDDVVAEAISRHKVPADNADIVVRTDDASGLQMHGEEALLVTALANLISNAIAYSPRGSLVSISRRRRGDNIEIAVTDRGIGIDRKDQERVFERFFRADKARSRATGGTGLGLAIVKHVAANHNGSIGLWSQLGTGSTFTLSIPAYAGETEPTDLPPERESRPMKPTREPQREEELHR from the coding sequence GTGACCGTGTTCTCGGCCCTGTCACTGGCCGGGGTGATGTTCCTCGCGGCCCTGGCCGTTGGAGCCACCGTCGGCGCCCGTTGGGCGCCGCGGGCGCTGGAGCGACGGCAACGAGTGACCGTCGAGGCCGCCGGAATCACCGTCGCTCAGATGCTGGAACGAATCGTCGCGCTGATGCCCCTGGGTGCCGCCGTCGTCGACCGGCACCGCGACGTCGTCTATCACAACGGCCGGGCCAAGGAGCTGGGGCTGGTGCGCGAGCGGCAGCTCGACGACGAGGCCTGGAAGGCCGCCCGCAAGACGCTGGCCGACGGCGCCGACGTCGAGTTCGACCTGCTGCCCGGCAAGCGCCAGGTGCCGGGGCGGGCGGGGCTGTCGGTGCACGGGCAGGCGCGGCTGCTCAGCGAGGAGGACCGCCGGTTCGCCGTGGTCTTCGTCTACGACCACTCCGAGTACGCCCGCATGGAGGCCACCCGCCGCGACTTCGTGGCCAATGTCAGCCACGAGCTCAAGACACCGGTCGGCGCGATGTCGGTGCTCGCCGAGGCGCTGCTGTCTTCGGCCGACGACCCCGAGACGGTCCGGCGCTTCGGTGAGAAGGTGCTCGTCGAAGCCACCCGGTTGGGCAGCATGGTCACCGAGCTGATCGAGCTGTCCCGGCTGCAGGGCGCCGAGCGGATGCCGGACATGGGCGCCGTCGACGTCGATGACGTTGTCGCCGAAGCGATTTCACGACACAAGGTCCCCGCCGACAACGCGGACATCGTCGTGCGTACCGACGACGCCAGCGGCCTGCAGATGCACGGCGAAGAAGCGCTGCTGGTCACCGCACTGGCCAACCTGATCTCCAACGCAATCGCCTACTCCCCGCGCGGCTCACTGGTGTCGATCAGCCGGCGCCGTCGCGGCGACAACATCGAGATCGCCGTCACCGACCGCGGCATCGGCATCGACCGCAAAGACCAGGAACGGGTCTTCGAGCGGTTCTTCCGCGCCGACAAGGCCCGCTCGCGTGCCACCGGCGGCACCGGCCTGGGCCTGGCGATCGTCAAGCACGTCGCCGCCAACCACAACGGCAGCATCGGGCTGTGGAGCCAGCTCGGGACCGGGTCGACCTTCACGTTGTCGATTCCGGCCTACGCCGGCGAAACCGAGCCCACCGACTTGCCACCCGAGCGCGAATCGCGCCCCATGAAGCCCACCAGGGAGCCCCAACGAGAGGAAGAACTACACCGATGA
- the regX gene encoding two-component sensory transduction protein RegX: MTSVLIVEDEESLADPLAFLLRKEGFEATVVTDGQTALAEFDRAGADIVLLDLMLPGMSGTDVCKQLRSRSSVPVIMVTARDSEIDKVVGLELGADDYVTKPYSARELIARIRAVLRRGGDDDSEVTDGVLESGPVRMDVERHVVSVNGEPITLPLKEFDLLEYLMRNSGRVLTRGQLIDRVWGADYVGDTKTLDVHVKRLRSKIESDPANPIHLVTVRGLGYKLEG, from the coding sequence GTGACAAGTGTCCTGATCGTGGAGGACGAGGAATCGCTGGCGGACCCGCTGGCGTTCCTGCTCCGCAAGGAAGGCTTCGAGGCCACCGTGGTGACCGACGGCCAGACCGCGTTGGCCGAGTTCGACCGCGCCGGCGCCGACATCGTGCTGCTCGACCTGATGCTGCCCGGCATGTCGGGTACCGACGTGTGCAAGCAGCTGCGGTCGCGGTCCAGCGTGCCGGTCATCATGGTGACCGCGCGCGACAGTGAGATCGACAAGGTCGTCGGGCTCGAATTGGGCGCGGATGACTATGTCACCAAGCCGTATTCGGCCCGCGAGCTGATCGCGCGGATCCGGGCGGTGCTGCGCCGCGGCGGCGACGACGACTCCGAGGTCACCGACGGTGTGCTCGAGTCCGGTCCGGTGCGGATGGACGTCGAGCGGCACGTCGTGTCCGTGAACGGCGAGCCGATCACGTTGCCGCTCAAGGAGTTCGACCTGCTCGAATACCTGATGCGCAACAGCGGACGGGTGCTGACTCGTGGCCAGTTGATCGACCGGGTGTGGGGCGCCGACTATGTCGGTGACACCAAGACCCTCGACGTGCATGTCAAGCGACTGCGGTCGAAGATCGAGTCCGACCCGGCCAACCCGATCCACCTGGTGACGGTGCGCGGTCTGGGCTACAAGCTGGAAGGCTGA
- a CDS encoding Ppx/GppA phosphatase family protein produces the protein MRLGVLDVGSNTVNLLVVDARRGGHPTPMSSTKATLRLAESIDNSGKITRKGADKLIETIEEFEKIADSSGCAELMAFATSAVRDAKNSDDLLSRVRKETGVQLQVLRGVDESRLTFLAVRRWYGWSAGRIINLDIGGGSLELSNGVDEEPEVAMSLPLGAGRLTREWLSDDPPGRRRVGMLRDWLDAELADAAAKMLDAGSPDLAVATSKTFRSLARLTGAAPSAAGPRVKRTLTLNGLRQLISFISRMTTADRAELEGVSAERAPQIVAGALVAEASMRALSIETVDICPWALREGLILRKLDSEADGTAFVETSVRDAGSQRANRNGGKK, from the coding sequence GTGCGATTAGGTGTTCTGGACGTCGGCAGCAACACGGTCAACCTGCTTGTGGTGGACGCACGCCGCGGCGGGCACCCGACGCCGATGAGCTCGACCAAGGCCACGCTCCGGCTCGCCGAGTCGATCGACAACTCCGGCAAGATCACCCGCAAGGGCGCCGACAAGCTGATCGAGACGATCGAGGAGTTCGAGAAGATCGCCGACAGTTCCGGTTGCGCCGAGTTGATGGCGTTCGCCACATCCGCGGTCCGTGACGCGAAGAACTCCGATGACCTGCTGTCCCGGGTGCGCAAAGAGACCGGGGTACAGCTGCAGGTGCTGCGCGGCGTGGACGAGTCGCGCCTGACGTTTCTGGCCGTGCGCCGGTGGTACGGCTGGAGCGCGGGCCGGATCATCAACCTCGACATCGGTGGCGGCTCGCTGGAGCTTTCCAACGGCGTCGACGAGGAGCCCGAGGTGGCGATGTCGTTGCCGCTGGGTGCCGGCCGGCTGACCCGTGAATGGCTGAGCGACGACCCACCCGGGCGCCGCCGCGTGGGCATGCTGCGCGACTGGCTGGACGCCGAGCTTGCCGACGCGGCCGCCAAGATGCTCGATGCCGGCAGCCCGGATCTGGCCGTCGCGACGTCGAAGACATTCCGCTCGCTGGCCCGTCTGACTGGTGCCGCGCCATCGGCGGCGGGGCCGCGGGTTAAGCGCACGCTAACGCTGAATGGCCTCAGACAACTCATATCTTTCATCTCTAGGATGACGACCGCTGATCGTGCGGAACTGGAAGGGGTGAGCGCCGAGCGAGCGCCGCAAATCGTGGCGGGAGCTCTGGTCGCAGAGGCAAGTATGCGAGCGCTGTCGATTGAAACGGTGGACATCTGTCCGTGGGCGCTGAGAGAAGGTCTCATTTTGCGCAAACTCGACAGCGAAGCTGACGGAACTGCCTTCGTAGAGACGTCCGTGCGGGATGCTGGAAGCCAGCGAGCCAATCGGAACGGCGGCAAGAAATGA